The following coding sequences are from one Salvia hispanica cultivar TCC Black 2014 chromosome 3, UniMelb_Shisp_WGS_1.0, whole genome shotgun sequence window:
- the LOC125213096 gene encoding metalloendoproteinase 3-MMP-like produces the protein MAFKIFHPISFIFLIFILLAPLGHAKRSTPSDKTSSAFDFIKKLKGCHKGNHTKEIHELKAYLEKFGYLKYENKSQATDDDFDDILESAVKTYQENYHIKPSGIVDDATISQMTTSRCGNPDIANGTNFMQPHGNKHESGSSNIHTVSHYTFLPGNPKWPPTKTHLTFRFSPNYPVSSVAPVARAFHKWDLATHFTFAQVGANQNSDMIIEFHRRDHGDGSPFDGPGAVIAHAFPPTDGRFHYDGDERWSIGSVAGAYDLETVAIHEIGHLLGLGHSSVGEAIMFPSISSGQVKNLHPDDIQGIRALYGR, from the coding sequence GCTCCACTTGGCCATGCCAAGAGGAGCACCCCAAGTGACAAAACCTCATCAGCTTTtgatttcatcaaaaaattaaaaggttgTCACAAGGGAAACCACACAAAAGAAATCCACGAGCTCAAAGCCTATCTCGAGAAATTTGGTTACCtcaaatatgaaaacaaatcCCAAGCCACTGATGATGATTTCGACGATATCCTAGAGTCGGCAGTCAAAACTTATCAAGAAAACTACCACATCAAACCCTCAGGCATCGTAGACGATGCAACGATATCCCAAATGACAACCTCGCGATGTGGGAACCCTGATATCGCTAACGGCACTAACTTCATGCAGCCTCATGGCAATAAACACGAGTCGGGCTCTAGCAACATCCACACAGTGTCTCACTACACTTTCCTTCCAGGAAACCCTAAATGGCCACCTACCAAAACCCATCTCACTTTTCGATTCTCCCCCAACTATCCGGTAAGTTCTGTAGCCCCCGTGGCACGTGCCTTCCATAAATGGGACTTAGCCACACACTTCACCTTTGCACAAGTCGGAGCCAATCAAAATTCTGATATGATCATAGAGTTCCATCGCCGTGACCACGGAGATGGATCCCCTTTTGATGGCCCCGGTGCAGTCATAGCTCATGCATTTCCACCGACCGATGGAAGGTTTCATTACGATGGCGACGAGAGGTGGTCCATTGGATCGGTGGCGGGTGCGTATGACCTTGAAACCGTTGCAATTCATGAAATCGGACACCTTCTAGGGCTTGGACACAGTTCAGTTGGTGAAGCAATCATGTTTCCGTCGATCAGTTCAGGACAGGTGAAGAACTTGCATCCAGATGATATCCAAGGAATAAGGGCTTTGTACGGTCGCTAA
- the LOC125214086 gene encoding metalloendoproteinase 3-MMP-like, protein MAFKIFHPISFIFLIFILLAPIGHAKRSTPSDKTSSPFDFIKKLKGCHKGNHTKKIHELKAYLEKFGYLKYENKSQATDDDFDDILESAVKTYQENYHIKPSGIVDDATISKMTTPRCGNPDIANGTNYMQPRDKKHNIHRVSHYSFFPGNPRWPPTKTHLTFRFSPNYPVSAVAPVARAFHKWDLATHFTFAQVGANQNSDMIIEFHRRDHGDGAPFDGPGGVLAHAFAPTNGRFHYDADERWSIGSVAGAFDLETLALHEIGHLLGLGHSSINAAIMFSGIGAGQIKNLHPDDIQGIRALYGR, encoded by the coding sequence ATGGCTTTTAAGATCTTTCATCCCATCTCCTTCATCTTCCTCATTTTCATTCTTCTTGCTCCAATTGGCCATGCCAAGAGGAGCACCCCAAGTGACAAAACCTCATCACCTTTTGATTTcatcaagaaattaaaaggttGTCACAAGGGAaaccacacaaaaaaaatccacGAGCTCAAAGCCTATCTCGAGAAATTCGGTTACCtcaaatatgaaaacaaatcTCAAGCCACTGACGATGATTTCGACGATATCCTAGAGTCAGCAGTCAAAACCTATCAAGAAAACTACCACATCAAACCCTCAGGTATCGTAGACGATGCCACGATATCCAAAATGACAACCCCGCGGTGTGGGAACCCTGATATCGCTAACGGCACTAACTACATGCAGCCTCGTGACAAGAAACACAACATCCACAGAGTGTCACACTACAGTTTCTTTCCAGGAAACCCAAGATGGCCACCTACCAAAACCCATCTCACTTTTCGATTCTCCCCCAACTATCCTGTAAGCGCTGTAGCCCCTGTCGCACGTGCCTTCCATAAATGGGACTTAGCCACACACTTCACCTTTGCACAAGTGGGAGCCAATCAAAACTCTGATATGATCATAGAGTTCCATCGCCGCGACCACGGTGATGGAGCCCCTTTTGATGGCCCCGGTGGAGTCCTAGCTCATGCATTTGCACCTACCAATGGAAGGTTCCATTATGATGCTGACGAGAGGTGGTCTATTGGCTCAGTGGCGGGTGCTTTCGACTTAGAAACACTTGCGCTTCATGAAATCGGACACCTTCTAGGGCTCGGGCATAGCTCGATTAATGCAGCAATCATGTTTTCGGGGATCGGAGCCGGACAGATCAAGAATTTGCATCCAGATGATATCCAAGGAATAAGGGCTTTGTACGGTCGCTAA
- the LOC125214085 gene encoding probable LRR receptor-like serine/threonine-protein kinase At4g37250, which translates to MRARNLDLLNVWALALALLIRAGSFGLNTDGVLLLSFKYSITADPFLALQGWSADDETPCSWNGVSCGAPGSGEAYFRVTGLSLPDSGLRGSLPSTIGMIQHLQNLNLSNNSINGSIPSTLFSAAELQFFDLSNNLLSGTLPELVGKLQNLRLLNLSDNALVGSLPLNLTAPPNLTAVFLQNNYFFGPIPAKFDSIQVLDLSSNLINGTLPPDFGGSHLSYFNVSYNRLSGEIPPQFASLIPANATVDLSHNNLSGPIPASDLFSHQSTDSLSGNPNLCGQPLQNTCPAPSPSPTPAGEGVPPSNSPPAIAAIPKTIASNPSTGDPSHEDRSGLTTRTILAIVIGDIAGIAILAIIFLYIFKRKKFAKHTTKPEETANEFDWASSESTSAKRSCLRKWTFSKKPRHHNNADADDDDSESTSNSTESGKQLEEKNNNNEDIGALVTVDGEKELEVETLLKASAYILGASGSSIMYKAVLEDGTTLAVRRVGENGVERFKDFETQIRVIAKLVHPNLVRIRGFYWGPDEKLVIYDFLPNGSLANARYKKAGCSPCPLPWEMRLRIAKGVARGLSYIHEKKHVHGNLKPSNILLGPDMEPKIGDMGLERLLTGDNAGSRAGGSARNFGSKRSTASRESFQELATPSPSSSAIGLSPYHAPESLRSIKPHPKWDVFSFGVVLLELLTGKVVVSDETGPGLAILSSTSADDDKGKILRAADVAIRAELEGKEDALLVLLRLGYSCISPMPQKRPQMKEALQILERFPICSFS; encoded by the exons ATGAGGGCCCGAAACCTCGATCTGCTCAATGTATGGGCTCTCGCATTGGCCCTCCTTATTCGGGCCGGATCTTTCGGGCTCAACACCGACGGCGTCCTCCTTCTATCCTTCAAATACAGCATCACCGCCGATCCATTCCTCGCGCTGCAAGGCTGGAGCGCCGACGACGAGACGCCGTGCTCGTGGAACGGCGTCTCCTGCGGCGCTCCGGGATCCGGGGAGGCCTATTTCCGGGTCACGGGCCTCTCCCTCCCGGATTCAGGCCTCCGCGGCTCCCTCCCTTCCACAATTGGAATGATCCAACACCTCCAAAATCTCAATCTCTCCAACAATTCCATCAATGGATCCATCCCTTCCACTCTGTTTTCCGCCGCCGAGCTTCAGTTCTTTGATTTGTCCAACAATCTGCTCTCCGGCACCCTCCCGGAGCTCGTCGGGAAGCTTCAGAATCTCCGGCTTCTGAACCTTTCCGACAACGCTCTCGTAGGGAGCCTGCCGTTAAATCTAACGGCTCCTCCGAATTTGACAGCTGTTTTCTTGCAAAATAACTACTTCTTCGGCCCGATTCCGGCGAAATTCGATTCAATTCAAGTGTTGGATCTGTCTTCCAACTTGATCAACGGAACTCTACCGCCGGATTTCGGCGGCAGCCATCTTTCCTACTTCAACGTTTCCTACAACAGACTCTCCGGCGAAATCCCGCCGCAATTCGCCTCCCTAATTCCGGCAAATGCGACGGTGGATCTCTCACACAACAACTTATCCGGTCCGATTCCGGCGTCTGATCTATTCTCCCACCAATCCACAGATTCACTCTCCGGCAATCCTAACTTATGCGGCCAGCCACTGCAAAACACGTGTCCTGCTCCGTCTCCGTCTCCTACTCCCGCCGGAGAGGGAGTCCCACCTTCCAATTCTCCTCCGGCAATCGCTGCCATTCCGAAAACAATAGCATCCAATCCATCAACGGGAGACCCCTCTCACGAGGATCGTTCCGGTCTCACGACCAGAACGATCCTCGCAATAGTCATCGGAGACATCGCCGGAATCGCAATCCTCGCAATAATCTTCCTTTACAtcttcaaaagaaaaaaatttgccAAACACACAACCAAACCAGAAGAAACGGCAAATGAGTTCGACTGGGCGTCATCGGAGTCCACCTCAGCAAAACGCAGCTGTCTCAGAAAGTGGACTTTCTCTAAAAAGCCACGTCACCACAACAATGCCGATGCCGATGATGATGACAGTGAATCAACCTCGAACTCCACAGAGTCAGGGAAACAAttggaagaaaaaaacaacaacaatgaGGACATCGGGGCGTTGGTGACAGTGGACGGCGAGAAGGAGCTCGAGGTGGAGACGCTGCTGAAGGCGTCGGCGTACATCCTCGGCGCGTCGGGCTCAAGTATCATGTACAAGGCCGTGCTCGAGGACGGCACCACACTCGCTGTCAGGCGCGTGGGCGAAAACGGCGTCGAGCGGTTTAAGGATTTCGAGACTCAAATTCGGGTGATTGCTAAATTGGTGCACCCGAATTTGGTCCGGATCCGGGGCTTCTATTGGGGCCCCGACGAGAAGCTTGTGATCTATGATTTCCTGCCTAATGGTAGCCTCGCCAATGCCCGTTACA AAAAAGCTGGATGCTCGCCTTGTCCTCTACCATGGGAAATGCGGCTCAGGATAGCAAAAGGCGTGGCACGTGGGCTATCCTACATCCACGAGAAGAAGCACGTACACGGAAATCTAAAGCCCAGCAACATTCTACTGGGCCCAGACATGGAGCCCAAGATCGGAGACATGGGCCTCGAGAGGCTTCTCACGGGTGACAACGCCGGCTCGAGGGCCGGCGGGTCGGCCCGGAATTTTGGGAGCAAGAGGTCGACCGCCTCGCGCGAGAGCTTCCAAGAACTGGCCACGCCCAGTCCCAGCTCAAGCGCGATAGGACTTTCGCCCTACCACGCGCCCGAGTCCCTACGGAGCATCAAGCCGCATCCGAAGTGGGACGTGTTCTCGTTCGGCGTGGTGTTGCTAGAGTTGTTGACCGGGAAAGTCGTCGTATCCGATGAGACGGGACCCGGATTGGCCATCTTGTCCTCCACGTCAGCGGACGACGACAAGGGGAAAATTTTGAGGGCCGCTGACGTGGCGATCCGGGCTGAGCTGGAAGGGAAGGAGGATGCATTGTTGGTGTTGCTAAGATTAGGGTATAGTTGCATTTCTCCTATGCCACAAAAGAGACCTCAAATGAAAGAGGCTCTTCAAATACTTGAGAGGTTTCCaatttgttcattttcttGA